One genomic region from Haloterrigena gelatinilytica encodes:
- a CDS encoding arsenic resistance protein — MNVFERFQTLFVMAGIAVGLGAAQVSGVPALADRLIFPFLMVMLFASFAGIPLEGLRRAFGNRRVVGSSLAVNFVWNPLLAVALGAVFLADRPALWVGLLMLLVTPCTDWYLVFTDLANGDVPLATSLLPYNLVLQLVLLPVYLYAFAGTLVDLRLRILLEGIALVLVVPLVLAAVARYGLTALRGRRWLTDVFLPKLGPVQIVFLALAVAAMFASQGRLVLERPDVLVLLAAPLLAFYAVNFSLGLAIGRLLDFSYREVACFNCTVLSRNSPTALAIAVVAFPHEPLIALALVIGPLLELPLLSVVANLLRRIEARGWDRLDRAPG; from the coding sequence GTGAACGTCTTCGAACGGTTTCAGACGCTGTTCGTGATGGCGGGGATCGCCGTCGGTCTCGGAGCCGCACAGGTGTCCGGCGTCCCCGCCCTCGCCGACCGGCTCATCTTCCCGTTCCTGATGGTGATGCTGTTCGCCTCCTTCGCCGGCATCCCCCTCGAGGGGCTGCGGCGGGCCTTCGGGAACCGCCGCGTCGTCGGCTCGAGTCTCGCGGTGAACTTCGTCTGGAACCCGCTGCTGGCGGTGGCGCTCGGCGCCGTCTTCCTCGCCGATCGCCCGGCGCTGTGGGTCGGGCTGCTCATGTTGCTCGTCACCCCTTGTACAGACTGGTACCTCGTTTTCACCGATCTGGCCAACGGAGACGTCCCGCTGGCGACGTCGCTGTTGCCGTACAACCTCGTGCTCCAGTTGGTCTTGCTCCCGGTCTACCTCTACGCGTTCGCGGGCACGCTCGTCGACCTCCGACTGAGGATCCTCCTCGAGGGGATCGCGCTGGTGCTGGTCGTCCCGCTGGTCCTCGCCGCCGTCGCGCGGTACGGCCTGACGGCGCTGCGGGGTCGCCGGTGGTTGACGGACGTCTTCCTGCCGAAACTCGGGCCCGTCCAGATCGTCTTTCTCGCGCTCGCGGTCGCCGCGATGTTCGCCTCGCAGGGACGACTCGTCCTCGAGCGGCCGGACGTGCTGGTCCTGCTCGCGGCGCCGCTGCTCGCGTTCTACGCCGTCAACTTCTCGCTCGGGCTCGCGATCGGCCGGCTGCTCGACTTCTCCTATCGCGAGGTCGCCTGCTTCAACTGTACGGTCCTCTCGCGAAACTCGCCGACGGCGCTGGCCATCGCCGTCGTCGCCTTCCCGCACGAACCGCTGATCGCGCTCGCGCTGGTGATCGGCCCGCTGCTCGAGTTGCCGCTGCTGTCGGTGGTCGCGAACCTGTTGCGCCGAATCGAGGCCCGCGGCTGGGATCGCCTCGACCGGGCGCCGGGGTGA